A single window of Miscanthus floridulus cultivar M001 unplaced genomic scaffold, ASM1932011v1 fs_334_1_2, whole genome shotgun sequence DNA harbors:
- the LOC136531373 gene encoding alpha-1,4 glucan phosphorylase L isozyme, chloroplastic/amyloplastic-like isoform X3 — protein sequence MATTASPPLQLATASRPHASSSGGGGVGGVLLAGGSGGGVAPGRGRGGMQRRVSARSVASDRDVQGSVSPAEGLPSVLNSIGSSAIASNIKHHAEFTPLFSPEHLSPLKAYHATAKSVLDALLINWNATYDYYNKMNVKQAYYLSMEFLQGRALTNAIGNLEITGEYAEALKQLGQNLEDVASQEPDAALGNGGLGRLASCFLDSLATLNYPAWGYGLRYKYGLFKQIITKDGQEEIAENWLEMGYPWEVVRNDISYPVKFFGKVIEGTDGRKHWIGGENIKAVAHDVPIPGYKTRTTNNLRLWSTTVPAQDFDLGAFNSGDHTKAYEAHLNAEKICHILYPGDESLEGKVLRLKQQYTLCSASLQDIIARFESRAGESLNWEDFPSKVAVQMNDTHPTLCIPELMRILMDVKGLSWSEAWSITERTVAYTNHTVLPEALEKWSLDIMQKLLPRHVEIIETIDEEMNIIVSKYGTTDTELLKKKLKEMRILDNVDLPASISQLFVKPKEKKESPAKSKQKLLVKSLETIAEVEEKTELEEEEAEVLSEIEEEKLESEEVEAEEESSDDELDPFVKSDPKLPRVVRMANLCVVGGHSVNGVAEIHSEIVKQDVFNSFYEMWPTKFQNKTNGVTPRRWIRFCNPELSALISKWIGSDDWVLNTDKLAELKKFADNEDLHSEWRAAKKANKMKVVSLIREKTGYIVSPDAMFDVQVKRIHEYKRQLLNILGIVYRYKKMKEMSAEERVKSFVPRVCIFGGKAFATYIQAKRIVKFITDVAATVNHDSDIGDLLKVVFVPDYNVSVAEALIPASELSQHISTAGMEASGTSNMKFAMNGCILIGTLDGANVEIREEVGEENFFLFGAEAHEIAGLRKERAQGKFVPDPRFEEVKEFVRSGVFGTYNYDELMGSLEGNEGYGRADYFLVGKDFPSYIECQEKVDKAYRDQKLWTRMSILNTAGSSKFSSDRTIHEYAKDIWDISPVILP from the exons ATGGCGACGACCGCCTCGCCGCCGCTGCAGCTCGCCACCGCCTCCCGCCCGCacgcctcctcctccggcggtggcggcgtgggcgGGGTTCTCCTCGCGGGCGGTTCCGGAGGTGGGGTCGCGCCGGGTCGGGGTCGAGGGGGGATGCAGCGGCGGGTCTCGGCGCGCAGCGTGGCGAGCGATCGGGACGTgcagggctccgtctcgcccgcgGAAG GGCTTCCAAGTGTGCTAAACTCCATCGGCTCATCTGCCATTGCATCAAACATCAAGCACCATGCAGAGTTCACTCCCTTGTTCTCTCCAGAGCACTTATCTCCCTTGAAGGCTTACCATGCAACTGCTAAAagtgtccttgatgcactgctgATAAACTGGAATGCGACATATGATTATTACAACAAAatgaatgtaaaacaagcatATTACCTGTCCATGGAGTTTTTACAG GGAAGGGCTCTCACAAATGCTATTGGCAATCTAGAGATAACTGGTGAATATGCAGAAGCATTAAAACAACTTGGACAAAACCTAGAGGATGTTGCTAGCCAG GAACCAGATGCTGCCCTGGGCAATGGTGGTTTAGGCCGCTTGGCTTCTTGTTTTTTGGATTCTTTGGCAACATTAAATTATCCAGCATGGGGATATGGACTTCGCTACAAATATGGCCTCTTTAAGCAGATCATAACAAAGGATGGTCAGGAGGAGATTGCTGAGAATTGGCTTGAG ATGGGGTATCCTTGGGAGGTTGTAAGAAATGATATCTCTTATCCTGTGAAATTCTTTGGTAAAGTGATCGAAGGCACTGATGGTAGGAAGCACTGGATTGGAGGAGAAAATATCAAGGCCGTGGCACATGATGTCCCTATTCCTGGCTACAAAACTAGAACTACTAATAATCTACGTCTTTGGTCAACAACAGTACCAGCACAAGATTTCGACTTGGGAGCTTTTAATTCTGGAGATCATACCAAGGCATATGAAGCTCATCTAAACGCTGAAAAG ATATGCCACATATTGTATCCAGGGGATGAATCACTAGAGGGGAAAGTTCTCCGCTTGAAGCAACAGTATACATTATGTTCAGCCTCACTACAGGACATCATTGCTCGTTTTGAGAGTAGAGCTGGTGAGTCTCTCAACTGGGAGGACTTCCCCTCCAAAGTTGCAGTGCAGATGAATGACACTCATCCAACACTATGCATTCCCGAGTTAATGAGAATACTGATGGATGTTAAGGGATTAAGCTGGAGTGAGGCATGGAGTATTACAGAAAG AACCGTGGCATACACTAACCATACCGTGCTTCCTGAAGCTCTAGagaagtggagcttggacataaTGCAGAAACTTTTACCTCGACATGTTGAGATCATAGAAACAATTGATGAAGAG ATGAACATCATAGTCTCAAAGTATGGAACAACAGATACTGAACTTTTAAAAAAGAAGTTGAAAGAAATGAGGATTCTGGATAATGTTGACCTTCCAGCTTCTATTTCCCAACTATTTGTTAAACCTAAAGAAAAGAAGGAATCTCCTGCCAAGTCGAAGCAAAAATTACTTGTTAAATCTTTGGAGACTATTGCTGAGGTTGAGGAAAAAACTGAGTTGGAAGAAGAGGAGGCAGAAGTTCTATCTGAGATAGAGGAGGAAAAACTTGAATCTGAAGAAGTAGAGGCAGAAGAAGAAAGTTCTGATGATGAGTTAGATCCATTTGTAAAGTCTGATCCTAAGTTACCAAGAGTTGTCCGAATGGCCAACCTCTGTGTTGTTGGTGGACATTCAGTAAATGGTGTAGCTGAAATTCACAGTGAAATTGTGAAACAGGATGTGTTCAACAGCTTTTATGAG ATGTGGCCAACTAAATTCCAGAATAAAACAAATGGAGTGACTCCCAGGCGTTGGATCCGGTTTTGTAATCCTGAATTAAGTGCATTAATTTCAAAGTGGATTGGTTCTGACGACTGGGTGCTTAATACAGACAAACTTGCAGAACTGAAGAAG TTTGCCGATAATGAAGATCTGCATTCAGAGTGGCGCGCTGCTAAAAAGGCTAACAAAATGAAGGTCGTCTCTCTTATAAGGGAGAAGACAGGATATATTGTCAGTCCAGATGCAATGTTTGATGTGCAG GTGAAAAGGATACATGAATATAAGCGGCAACTGCTAAATATCCTTGGAATTGTCTACCGCTACAAGAAGATGAAAGAAATGAGCGCAGAAGAAAGAGTAAAGAGCTTTGTTCCAAGGGTATGCATATTCGGTGGGAAAGCATTTGCCACATATATACAAGCAAAAAGGATTGTTAAATTTATTACAGATGTCGCAGCTACCGTAAACCATGATTCAGACATTGGAGATCTGTTGAAG GTCGTATTTGTTCCAGACTATAATGTTAGTGTTGCCGAGGCGCTCATTCCTGCCAGTGAATTGTCACAGCATATCAG TACTGCTGGAATGGAAGCTAGTGGGACCAGTAACATGAAGTTTGCAATGAATGGTTGCATTCTTATTGGAACTTTAGATGGTGCGAATGTGGAAATCAGAGAGGAGGTTGGAGAGGAAAACTTTTTCCTTTTTGGTGCAGAGGCACATGAAATTGCTGGTTTGCGGAAAGAGAGAGCTCAGGGAAAG TTTGTGCCTGACCCAAGATTTGAGGAGGTTAAGGAATTTGTCCGCAGTGGTGTCTTTGGGACTTACAACTATGATGAATTGATGGGTTCTTTGGAAGGAAATGAAGGTTACGGGCGTGCAGATTATTTCCTTGTTGGCAAGGATTTCCCCAGTTATATCGAATGCCAAGAAAAAGTTGATAAAGCGTACCGAGATCAGAAA TTATGGACGAGGATGTCTATCCTCAACACAGCTGGCTCATCCAAGTTCAGCAGCGATAGGACGATTCATGAGTATGCCAAGGATATCTGGGATATCAGCCCTGTCATCCTTCCCTAG
- the LOC136531373 gene encoding alpha-1,4 glucan phosphorylase L isozyme, chloroplastic/amyloplastic-like isoform X2 produces MATTASPPLQLATASRPHASSSGGGGVGGVLLAGGSGGGVAPGRGRGGMQRRVSARSVASDRDVQGSVSPAEGLPSVLNSIGSSAIASNIKHHAEFTPLFSPEHLSPLKAYHATAKSVLDALLINWNATYDYYNKMNVKQAYYLSMEFLQGRALTNAIGNLEITGEYAEALKQLGQNLEDVASQEPDAALGNGGLGRLASCFLDSLATLNYPAWGYGLRYKYGLFKQIITKDGQEEIAENWLEMGYPWEVVRNDISYPVKFFGKVIEGTDGRKHWIGGENIKAVAHDVPIPGYKTRTTNNLRLWSTTVPAQDFDLGAFNSGDHTKAYEAHLNAEKICHILYPGDESLEGKVLRLKQQYTLCSASLQDIIARFESRAGESLNWEDFPSKVAVQMNDTHPTLCIPELMRILMDVKGLSWSEAWSITERTVAYTNHTVLPEALEKWSLDIMQKLLPRHVEIIETIDEEQMNIIVSKYGTTDTELLKKKLKEMRILDNVDLPASISQLFVKPKEKKESPAKSKQKLLVKSLETIAEVEEKTELEEEEAEVLSEIEEEKLESEEVEAEEESSDDELDPFVKSDPKLPRVVRMANLCVVGGHSVNGVAEIHSEIVKQDVFNSFYEMWPTKFQNKTNGVTPRRWIRFCNPELSALISKWIGSDDWVLNTDKLAELKKFADNEDLHSEWRAAKKANKMKVVSLIREKTGYIVSPDAMFDVQVKRIHEYKRQLLNILGIVYRYKKMKEMSAEERVKSFVPRVCIFGGKAFATYIQAKRIVKFITDVAATVNHDSDIGDLLKVVFVPDYNVSVAEALIPASELSQHISTAGMEASGTSNMKFAMNGCILIGTLDGANVEIREEVGEENFFLFGAEAHEIAGLRKERAQGKFVPDPRFEEVKEFVRSGVFGTYNYDELMGSLEGNEGYGRADYFLVGKDFPSYIECQEKVDKAYRDQKLWTRMSILNTAGSSKFSSDRTIHEYAKDIWDISPVILP; encoded by the exons ATGGCGACGACCGCCTCGCCGCCGCTGCAGCTCGCCACCGCCTCCCGCCCGCacgcctcctcctccggcggtggcggcgtgggcgGGGTTCTCCTCGCGGGCGGTTCCGGAGGTGGGGTCGCGCCGGGTCGGGGTCGAGGGGGGATGCAGCGGCGGGTCTCGGCGCGCAGCGTGGCGAGCGATCGGGACGTgcagggctccgtctcgcccgcgGAAG GGCTTCCAAGTGTGCTAAACTCCATCGGCTCATCTGCCATTGCATCAAACATCAAGCACCATGCAGAGTTCACTCCCTTGTTCTCTCCAGAGCACTTATCTCCCTTGAAGGCTTACCATGCAACTGCTAAAagtgtccttgatgcactgctgATAAACTGGAATGCGACATATGATTATTACAACAAAatgaatgtaaaacaagcatATTACCTGTCCATGGAGTTTTTACAG GGAAGGGCTCTCACAAATGCTATTGGCAATCTAGAGATAACTGGTGAATATGCAGAAGCATTAAAACAACTTGGACAAAACCTAGAGGATGTTGCTAGCCAG GAACCAGATGCTGCCCTGGGCAATGGTGGTTTAGGCCGCTTGGCTTCTTGTTTTTTGGATTCTTTGGCAACATTAAATTATCCAGCATGGGGATATGGACTTCGCTACAAATATGGCCTCTTTAAGCAGATCATAACAAAGGATGGTCAGGAGGAGATTGCTGAGAATTGGCTTGAG ATGGGGTATCCTTGGGAGGTTGTAAGAAATGATATCTCTTATCCTGTGAAATTCTTTGGTAAAGTGATCGAAGGCACTGATGGTAGGAAGCACTGGATTGGAGGAGAAAATATCAAGGCCGTGGCACATGATGTCCCTATTCCTGGCTACAAAACTAGAACTACTAATAATCTACGTCTTTGGTCAACAACAGTACCAGCACAAGATTTCGACTTGGGAGCTTTTAATTCTGGAGATCATACCAAGGCATATGAAGCTCATCTAAACGCTGAAAAG ATATGCCACATATTGTATCCAGGGGATGAATCACTAGAGGGGAAAGTTCTCCGCTTGAAGCAACAGTATACATTATGTTCAGCCTCACTACAGGACATCATTGCTCGTTTTGAGAGTAGAGCTGGTGAGTCTCTCAACTGGGAGGACTTCCCCTCCAAAGTTGCAGTGCAGATGAATGACACTCATCCAACACTATGCATTCCCGAGTTAATGAGAATACTGATGGATGTTAAGGGATTAAGCTGGAGTGAGGCATGGAGTATTACAGAAAG AACCGTGGCATACACTAACCATACCGTGCTTCCTGAAGCTCTAGagaagtggagcttggacataaTGCAGAAACTTTTACCTCGACATGTTGAGATCATAGAAACAATTGATGAAGAG CAGATGAACATCATAGTCTCAAAGTATGGAACAACAGATACTGAACTTTTAAAAAAGAAGTTGAAAGAAATGAGGATTCTGGATAATGTTGACCTTCCAGCTTCTATTTCCCAACTATTTGTTAAACCTAAAGAAAAGAAGGAATCTCCTGCCAAGTCGAAGCAAAAATTACTTGTTAAATCTTTGGAGACTATTGCTGAGGTTGAGGAAAAAACTGAGTTGGAAGAAGAGGAGGCAGAAGTTCTATCTGAGATAGAGGAGGAAAAACTTGAATCTGAAGAAGTAGAGGCAGAAGAAGAAAGTTCTGATGATGAGTTAGATCCATTTGTAAAGTCTGATCCTAAGTTACCAAGAGTTGTCCGAATGGCCAACCTCTGTGTTGTTGGTGGACATTCAGTAAATGGTGTAGCTGAAATTCACAGTGAAATTGTGAAACAGGATGTGTTCAACAGCTTTTATGAG ATGTGGCCAACTAAATTCCAGAATAAAACAAATGGAGTGACTCCCAGGCGTTGGATCCGGTTTTGTAATCCTGAATTAAGTGCATTAATTTCAAAGTGGATTGGTTCTGACGACTGGGTGCTTAATACAGACAAACTTGCAGAACTGAAGAAG TTTGCCGATAATGAAGATCTGCATTCAGAGTGGCGCGCTGCTAAAAAGGCTAACAAAATGAAGGTCGTCTCTCTTATAAGGGAGAAGACAGGATATATTGTCAGTCCAGATGCAATGTTTGATGTGCAG GTGAAAAGGATACATGAATATAAGCGGCAACTGCTAAATATCCTTGGAATTGTCTACCGCTACAAGAAGATGAAAGAAATGAGCGCAGAAGAAAGAGTAAAGAGCTTTGTTCCAAGGGTATGCATATTCGGTGGGAAAGCATTTGCCACATATATACAAGCAAAAAGGATTGTTAAATTTATTACAGATGTCGCAGCTACCGTAAACCATGATTCAGACATTGGAGATCTGTTGAAG GTCGTATTTGTTCCAGACTATAATGTTAGTGTTGCCGAGGCGCTCATTCCTGCCAGTGAATTGTCACAGCATATCAG TACTGCTGGAATGGAAGCTAGTGGGACCAGTAACATGAAGTTTGCAATGAATGGTTGCATTCTTATTGGAACTTTAGATGGTGCGAATGTGGAAATCAGAGAGGAGGTTGGAGAGGAAAACTTTTTCCTTTTTGGTGCAGAGGCACATGAAATTGCTGGTTTGCGGAAAGAGAGAGCTCAGGGAAAG TTTGTGCCTGACCCAAGATTTGAGGAGGTTAAGGAATTTGTCCGCAGTGGTGTCTTTGGGACTTACAACTATGATGAATTGATGGGTTCTTTGGAAGGAAATGAAGGTTACGGGCGTGCAGATTATTTCCTTGTTGGCAAGGATTTCCCCAGTTATATCGAATGCCAAGAAAAAGTTGATAAAGCGTACCGAGATCAGAAA TTATGGACGAGGATGTCTATCCTCAACACAGCTGGCTCATCCAAGTTCAGCAGCGATAGGACGATTCATGAGTATGCCAAGGATATCTGGGATATCAGCCCTGTCATCCTTCCCTAG
- the LOC136531373 gene encoding alpha-1,4 glucan phosphorylase L isozyme, chloroplastic/amyloplastic-like isoform X1, whose protein sequence is MATTASPPLQLATASRPHASSSGGGGVGGVLLAGGSGGGVAPGRGRGGMQRRVSARSVASDRDVQGSVSPAEGLPSVLNSIGSSAIASNIKHHAEFTPLFSPEHLSPLKAYHATAKSVLDALLINWNATYDYYNKMNVKQAYYLSMEFLQGRALTNAIGNLEITGEYAEALKQLGQNLEDVASQEPDAALGNGGLGRLASCFLDSLATLNYPAWGYGLRYKYGLFKQIITKDGQEEIAENWLEMGYPWEVVRNDISYPVKFFGKVIEGTDGRKHWIGGENIKAVAHDVPIPGYKTRTTNNLRLWSTTVPAQDFDLGAFNSGDHTKAYEAHLNAEKICHILYPGDESLEGKVLRLKQQYTLCSASLQDIIARFESRAGESLNWEDFPSKVAVQMNDTHPTLCIPELMRILMDVKGLSWSEAWSITERTVAYTNHTVLPEALEKWSLDIMQKLLPRHVEIIETIDEEQQMNIIVSKYGTTDTELLKKKLKEMRILDNVDLPASISQLFVKPKEKKESPAKSKQKLLVKSLETIAEVEEKTELEEEEAEVLSEIEEEKLESEEVEAEEESSDDELDPFVKSDPKLPRVVRMANLCVVGGHSVNGVAEIHSEIVKQDVFNSFYEMWPTKFQNKTNGVTPRRWIRFCNPELSALISKWIGSDDWVLNTDKLAELKKFADNEDLHSEWRAAKKANKMKVVSLIREKTGYIVSPDAMFDVQVKRIHEYKRQLLNILGIVYRYKKMKEMSAEERVKSFVPRVCIFGGKAFATYIQAKRIVKFITDVAATVNHDSDIGDLLKVVFVPDYNVSVAEALIPASELSQHISTAGMEASGTSNMKFAMNGCILIGTLDGANVEIREEVGEENFFLFGAEAHEIAGLRKERAQGKFVPDPRFEEVKEFVRSGVFGTYNYDELMGSLEGNEGYGRADYFLVGKDFPSYIECQEKVDKAYRDQKLWTRMSILNTAGSSKFSSDRTIHEYAKDIWDISPVILP, encoded by the exons ATGGCGACGACCGCCTCGCCGCCGCTGCAGCTCGCCACCGCCTCCCGCCCGCacgcctcctcctccggcggtggcggcgtgggcgGGGTTCTCCTCGCGGGCGGTTCCGGAGGTGGGGTCGCGCCGGGTCGGGGTCGAGGGGGGATGCAGCGGCGGGTCTCGGCGCGCAGCGTGGCGAGCGATCGGGACGTgcagggctccgtctcgcccgcgGAAG GGCTTCCAAGTGTGCTAAACTCCATCGGCTCATCTGCCATTGCATCAAACATCAAGCACCATGCAGAGTTCACTCCCTTGTTCTCTCCAGAGCACTTATCTCCCTTGAAGGCTTACCATGCAACTGCTAAAagtgtccttgatgcactgctgATAAACTGGAATGCGACATATGATTATTACAACAAAatgaatgtaaaacaagcatATTACCTGTCCATGGAGTTTTTACAG GGAAGGGCTCTCACAAATGCTATTGGCAATCTAGAGATAACTGGTGAATATGCAGAAGCATTAAAACAACTTGGACAAAACCTAGAGGATGTTGCTAGCCAG GAACCAGATGCTGCCCTGGGCAATGGTGGTTTAGGCCGCTTGGCTTCTTGTTTTTTGGATTCTTTGGCAACATTAAATTATCCAGCATGGGGATATGGACTTCGCTACAAATATGGCCTCTTTAAGCAGATCATAACAAAGGATGGTCAGGAGGAGATTGCTGAGAATTGGCTTGAG ATGGGGTATCCTTGGGAGGTTGTAAGAAATGATATCTCTTATCCTGTGAAATTCTTTGGTAAAGTGATCGAAGGCACTGATGGTAGGAAGCACTGGATTGGAGGAGAAAATATCAAGGCCGTGGCACATGATGTCCCTATTCCTGGCTACAAAACTAGAACTACTAATAATCTACGTCTTTGGTCAACAACAGTACCAGCACAAGATTTCGACTTGGGAGCTTTTAATTCTGGAGATCATACCAAGGCATATGAAGCTCATCTAAACGCTGAAAAG ATATGCCACATATTGTATCCAGGGGATGAATCACTAGAGGGGAAAGTTCTCCGCTTGAAGCAACAGTATACATTATGTTCAGCCTCACTACAGGACATCATTGCTCGTTTTGAGAGTAGAGCTGGTGAGTCTCTCAACTGGGAGGACTTCCCCTCCAAAGTTGCAGTGCAGATGAATGACACTCATCCAACACTATGCATTCCCGAGTTAATGAGAATACTGATGGATGTTAAGGGATTAAGCTGGAGTGAGGCATGGAGTATTACAGAAAG AACCGTGGCATACACTAACCATACCGTGCTTCCTGAAGCTCTAGagaagtggagcttggacataaTGCAGAAACTTTTACCTCGACATGTTGAGATCATAGAAACAATTGATGAAGAG CAGCAGATGAACATCATAGTCTCAAAGTATGGAACAACAGATACTGAACTTTTAAAAAAGAAGTTGAAAGAAATGAGGATTCTGGATAATGTTGACCTTCCAGCTTCTATTTCCCAACTATTTGTTAAACCTAAAGAAAAGAAGGAATCTCCTGCCAAGTCGAAGCAAAAATTACTTGTTAAATCTTTGGAGACTATTGCTGAGGTTGAGGAAAAAACTGAGTTGGAAGAAGAGGAGGCAGAAGTTCTATCTGAGATAGAGGAGGAAAAACTTGAATCTGAAGAAGTAGAGGCAGAAGAAGAAAGTTCTGATGATGAGTTAGATCCATTTGTAAAGTCTGATCCTAAGTTACCAAGAGTTGTCCGAATGGCCAACCTCTGTGTTGTTGGTGGACATTCAGTAAATGGTGTAGCTGAAATTCACAGTGAAATTGTGAAACAGGATGTGTTCAACAGCTTTTATGAG ATGTGGCCAACTAAATTCCAGAATAAAACAAATGGAGTGACTCCCAGGCGTTGGATCCGGTTTTGTAATCCTGAATTAAGTGCATTAATTTCAAAGTGGATTGGTTCTGACGACTGGGTGCTTAATACAGACAAACTTGCAGAACTGAAGAAG TTTGCCGATAATGAAGATCTGCATTCAGAGTGGCGCGCTGCTAAAAAGGCTAACAAAATGAAGGTCGTCTCTCTTATAAGGGAGAAGACAGGATATATTGTCAGTCCAGATGCAATGTTTGATGTGCAG GTGAAAAGGATACATGAATATAAGCGGCAACTGCTAAATATCCTTGGAATTGTCTACCGCTACAAGAAGATGAAAGAAATGAGCGCAGAAGAAAGAGTAAAGAGCTTTGTTCCAAGGGTATGCATATTCGGTGGGAAAGCATTTGCCACATATATACAAGCAAAAAGGATTGTTAAATTTATTACAGATGTCGCAGCTACCGTAAACCATGATTCAGACATTGGAGATCTGTTGAAG GTCGTATTTGTTCCAGACTATAATGTTAGTGTTGCCGAGGCGCTCATTCCTGCCAGTGAATTGTCACAGCATATCAG TACTGCTGGAATGGAAGCTAGTGGGACCAGTAACATGAAGTTTGCAATGAATGGTTGCATTCTTATTGGAACTTTAGATGGTGCGAATGTGGAAATCAGAGAGGAGGTTGGAGAGGAAAACTTTTTCCTTTTTGGTGCAGAGGCACATGAAATTGCTGGTTTGCGGAAAGAGAGAGCTCAGGGAAAG TTTGTGCCTGACCCAAGATTTGAGGAGGTTAAGGAATTTGTCCGCAGTGGTGTCTTTGGGACTTACAACTATGATGAATTGATGGGTTCTTTGGAAGGAAATGAAGGTTACGGGCGTGCAGATTATTTCCTTGTTGGCAAGGATTTCCCCAGTTATATCGAATGCCAAGAAAAAGTTGATAAAGCGTACCGAGATCAGAAA TTATGGACGAGGATGTCTATCCTCAACACAGCTGGCTCATCCAAGTTCAGCAGCGATAGGACGATTCATGAGTATGCCAAGGATATCTGGGATATCAGCCCTGTCATCCTTCCCTAG